Proteins from a genomic interval of Schaalia odontolytica:
- the ligA gene encoding NAD-dependent DNA ligase LigA → MVPMSDPTFETTRKRYDELVRSIEEARAAYYDRDSPTISDADYDRMYREVEEIEERYPQLRGADSPTMSVGGSVDSSFTEVRHLAQMMSLDDVFSLEELAGWETRMSEATGIVDLEMTTEVKVDGLSINLLYENGRLVRAATRGDGYVGEDITANARTIASIPQTLTGPAPRRIEVRGEVYFPVADFAAFNEARVTAGEKAFVNARNAAAGSLRQKDPAETAKRPLAMVAHGIGFVEAEEGFTEPTTQQDWYEQLRDWGLPVSPYTRLLAGREAIEERIEQIGAQRHGLDHEIDGVVVKINDLALQRSLGSTSRAPRWAAAYKFPPEEVHTRLLDIRVQVGRTGRVTPYGVMESVLVAGSNVSRATLHNAQEVARKGVLIGDLVVLRKAGDVIPEIVAPVEDARNGSERPFVMPTECPSCATPLFQEKEGDVDLRCPNKGACPAQITERLAHVGARSALDVEGLGDESALALTQPENDRDEVAAALVAGHSVTLEDGTVLTLEGGRELPHGEQITRAEALLPAPQAPVLTSEAVLFDLRARDLRDVMVWKPVKDKGEETGDWRQVRYFWTKAYKARKQRGQTVYEPVETSASKGTEKMLAELDKAKNQPLARVLVALSIRHVGPTAARALADAFRSMDALRAASLEELSAVEGVGEEIGRSLLDWFTVDWHLAVLQAWARAGVRMADEEREAVSDVLAGLTIVVSGAMPGYDREGAKEAITSRGGKAAGSVSKKTSLVVAGPGAGSKAAKAEALGVPVITEQQFADLLEGGLAGVGL, encoded by the coding sequence ATGGTCCCCATGTCTGACCCCACGTTCGAGACCACCCGGAAACGCTACGACGAGCTCGTCAGGAGCATCGAGGAGGCGCGCGCCGCCTACTACGACCGGGACTCGCCCACCATCTCGGACGCCGACTACGACCGCATGTACCGCGAGGTCGAGGAGATCGAGGAACGCTACCCGCAGCTGCGCGGCGCGGATTCTCCCACGATGAGCGTGGGCGGTAGCGTCGACTCCTCCTTCACCGAGGTCCGCCACCTCGCCCAGATGATGTCCCTCGACGACGTGTTCTCCCTGGAGGAGCTCGCCGGGTGGGAGACCCGCATGAGCGAGGCGACGGGCATCGTGGACCTCGAGATGACGACCGAGGTGAAGGTCGATGGCCTCTCCATCAACCTCCTCTACGAGAACGGCCGCCTCGTGCGCGCCGCCACCCGAGGCGACGGCTACGTCGGCGAAGACATCACCGCGAACGCGCGGACAATCGCCTCCATCCCGCAGACGCTGACAGGACCCGCACCCAGGCGCATCGAGGTGCGTGGCGAAGTCTACTTTCCGGTCGCCGACTTCGCAGCCTTCAACGAGGCCCGGGTGACCGCCGGAGAGAAGGCCTTCGTGAACGCTCGCAACGCGGCCGCCGGCTCGCTGCGCCAGAAGGACCCGGCCGAGACCGCCAAGCGCCCCCTGGCGATGGTCGCCCACGGCATCGGCTTCGTCGAGGCAGAGGAGGGGTTCACCGAGCCGACCACCCAGCAGGACTGGTACGAGCAGCTGCGCGACTGGGGGCTTCCCGTCTCGCCCTACACTCGCCTGCTCGCCGGTCGCGAGGCCATCGAGGAGCGGATCGAGCAGATCGGAGCGCAGCGACACGGCCTCGACCACGAGATCGACGGCGTCGTCGTCAAGATCAACGACCTGGCCCTCCAACGCTCCCTGGGGTCCACCTCGCGCGCCCCCCGCTGGGCGGCCGCCTACAAGTTCCCGCCCGAGGAGGTCCACACGCGCCTGCTCGACATCCGCGTCCAGGTGGGGCGCACCGGCCGGGTCACCCCCTACGGTGTCATGGAATCCGTGCTGGTCGCCGGATCCAACGTCTCGCGCGCGACCCTGCACAACGCCCAGGAGGTAGCCCGCAAGGGCGTCCTTATCGGCGACCTCGTGGTCCTGCGCAAGGCCGGCGACGTCATCCCCGAGATCGTCGCCCCCGTCGAGGACGCCCGCAACGGCTCCGAGCGCCCCTTCGTGATGCCCACCGAGTGCCCCTCCTGCGCCACCCCCCTCTTCCAGGAGAAGGAAGGCGACGTCGACCTGCGCTGCCCCAACAAGGGAGCCTGCCCCGCGCAGATCACCGAGCGCCTCGCCCACGTCGGCGCGCGTTCCGCCCTGGACGTCGAGGGCCTCGGCGACGAGTCCGCCCTGGCCCTGACCCAGCCTGAAAACGACCGCGACGAGGTGGCAGCAGCCCTGGTCGCCGGGCACAGTGTCACCCTGGAGGATGGAACCGTCCTCACCCTCGAGGGCGGCCGCGAGCTGCCCCACGGCGAGCAGATCACCCGCGCCGAGGCTCTCCTGCCCGCCCCACAGGCTCCCGTCCTGACCAGCGAGGCCGTGCTCTTCGACCTGCGCGCGCGGGACCTGCGCGACGTCATGGTGTGGAAGCCCGTGAAGGACAAGGGCGAGGAAACCGGGGACTGGAGGCAGGTCCGCTACTTCTGGACCAAGGCGTACAAGGCGCGCAAGCAGCGCGGACAGACCGTGTACGAGCCGGTCGAGACAAGCGCCTCGAAGGGCACCGAGAAGATGCTCGCCGAGCTGGATAAGGCGAAGAATCAGCCGCTCGCGCGCGTCCTCGTCGCCCTGTCCATCCGCCACGTCGGCCCCACGGCCGCGCGAGCGCTCGCGGACGCCTTCCGCTCCATGGATGCCCTGCGGGCCGCCTCCCTTGAGGAGCTCTCCGCCGTCGAGGGCGTGGGCGAGGAGATCGGGCGCTCCCTCCTCGACTGGTTCACGGTGGACTGGCACCTGGCGGTCCTGCAGGCCTGGGCGCGCGCGGGGGTGCGGATGGCAGACGAGGAGCGTGAAGCTGTCTCCGATGTGCTCGCCGGGCTGACGATCGTGGTCTCCGGCGCCATGCCCGGATACGACCGCGAGGGAGCCAAGGAAGCCATCACGTCGCGCGGCGGCAAGGCGGCGGGCTCGGTCTCGAAGAAGACCTCGCTCGTGGTCGCGGGTCCGGGCGCGGGCTCCAAGGCGGCCAAGGCCGAGGCCCTGGGCGTCCCCGTCATTACCGAGCAGCAGTTCGCCGACCTCCTCGAGGGGGGCCTGGCGGGAGTCGGCCTCTAG